The genomic region ATTGGGACAAGCGGTGGTGTTCCCACCTCTCAATACGGGACAAGTTGTATCTATTTGAATGTATTTGGTGATAAAATTCTATTTGACTGTGGAGAGGGGTCTCAACAGCGTTTGATGAAATACAATTCATCACCAAACGTTGACGCTGTTTTCATTAGTCACTTTCATGCCGACCATACGCTCGGGTTGCCTGGACTCATACAAGCTCTTGAGATGGATGAGCGTGAGAGATCCCTTGATATCTATGTCCCAGAACAACGAAGACAACGAGCAATCGATATGATTACAGGGGCGTATGAATGGCCAAGCTATCCAGTAGAGATACAGGGATATGAGAGCGATGAACCAGCAATTCACACAGAAGACTACACTGTTCATCCATTCAAGACTCCCTACACAGAACACTCCCATGGGTTCTCCATACAAGAGGCATCGAAACAGGAATTCCTTGTTGAGAAAGCCCAAGCGCTCGGTGTTGATCCTGGTCCGAAATATGGAAAACTACAAGATGGACATACCGTTGAGACGGATGATGGAGACACAATCGAACCTGAGGATGTGTTATCAGACCCAATGCCTGGAAGAAAAATAGTGTATACTGGAGATACCAGACCATCCGATGCTATTGTTGATGCAGCGTCAAACGCATCGTTGTTAATCTATAGTGCAATGTTTACCGAAGCGCAGGCAAAAAGAGCCCATTCGACTGGTCATTCAACCGCGTCAGAAGCAGCTCAAGTGGCGTCAAAATCTAATAGTGAGAAGATCTGGCTCACGCATATCTCCCCAAGACA from Haloquadratum walsbyi C23 harbors:
- a CDS encoding ribonuclease Z, whose protein sequence is MQVTAIGTSGGVPTSQYGTSCIYLNVFGDKILFDCGEGSQQRLMKYNSSPNVDAVFISHFHADHTLGLPGLIQALEMDERERSLDIYVPEQRRQRAIDMITGAYEWPSYPVEIQGYESDEPAIHTEDYTVHPFKTPYTEHSHGFSIQEASKQEFLVEKAQALGVDPGPKYGKLQDGHTVETDDGDTIEPEDVLSDPMPGRKIVYTGDTRPSDAIVDAASNASLLIYSAMFTEAQAKRAHSTGHSTASEAAQVASKSNSEKIWLTHISPRHEGDEQKLESQANKQFDGEIVVVRDGDSTQITQTT